Within the Salarias fasciatus chromosome 2, fSalaFa1.1, whole genome shotgun sequence genome, the region aaaaaagaaaagaaaggaaccGGCAGTCAATAGCATAATTACACGTAAAACTCAGAGTGGCGCTGTTCTCTTGAAAATTCTGAAGCCAACCACGACAAGACCACGACTCTGACTGAGAGACAGACATCGAGGGGAATGGACAgctccgtggtgctgaaacaagATGATTGAAAATAGTACATGGGTGCGATTTCAGAAAGAGCTCGTTTTGGTTTCGAACACACAGTGCTGAAGATTGAGCAAGGTCGACGTATCACTTTTTCAAATCAGCATGCACTGTGTCGCTTAAAGTGCTCCTGATGGCCAGAACGCACACAATGGAGTCCGCTACAACAATGGAGTCGAACAAACGGTACGTGGTGTTCGCTCTCCTTTTAATCAAGGTTTATTTTGCATCATGCTCAGTTAGTCACTACTCGATAccagaagaaatgaaagaaggatCGGTGATTGCCAACCTGGCCAACGATCTGAATCTGGACGTTAAGACACTAAACGAGAGAAAGATGCGAGTGGACATCATCGACAACAAAAAATACCTGGATGTGAACAAAGAGACTGGAGAGCTGTACATTGTTGAGAAGATTGATAGAGAACATTTATGCAACACGAAATTGTCTTGCTATTTAAAACTAGAGTTAATACTTGAAAATCCTGTGCGAATTTTTAACATCGAGGTAGAAATTTTAGATATTAACGACAACGCCCCTAAATTCAGGAGAGACGTCATTCATTTAGACATATCTGAAGCCACAGCAAAAGGAGAGAGATTTTCACTGAGCAATGCAGTTGATCCCGATGTTGGAACCAATTCAGTTAAAACATACCATTTAAGCGAAAGTGAATATTTCAATATTCAGGTTCAGACCGGAAGAGATGGGTCTAAATTTGCCGATTTTATTCTAACAAAGACTTTAGACCGAGAGCAGCAGGCTGTTCATAATTTGATCCTGACAGCTGTAGATGGAGGGACACCTGGTCGGTCTGGTACAGCCAGTGTCATTGTTCGTGTTTTGGACACTAACGATAATGCGCcaagatttgaaaaaaacagtACAAAGGTTACTATTTCGGAAAATTCTCCCATTGGCAGCCTTGTTATGCATCTCAAAGCAACAGATTTGGATGAAGGTTCAAATTCTGACATTACATATACATACAGTTTATATAcacaagaaaaaacacaagaaacgtTTAACTTAAATTATAAAACTGGTGAAATTACAGTTAAAGGAATGTTAAATTATGAAGATTTCAAGATTTATGACATGGAAGTAATAGCTACTGACAAAGGAACTAATAGTTTATCAGGACAATGTACCATTAAGATTTTAGTTGAGGACATGAATGACAACCACCCAGAAGTATCAATCAAATCATTTCAGAGTCCAGTGAATGAAAATATAGAATTAGACACAGTTATAGCTGTAGTTAGTGTTAGTGATAAAGACTCAGGTGATAATGGCATCGTTGATTTAAGCATTCCTAAAAATATGCCTTTCAAACTGAGGGAGTCCTCTGATAACTATTATGAATTAGTGGTGTCGGAGCCATTAGACCGTGAGAAAGTCCCAGAATATGATATCACGTTCACTGTCACAGACAGAGGCTCTCCTCCTTTATCTGACAATGAAACTATGACTTTAGAGCTGCTGGATGTCAATGACAATGTTCCACAGTTCCCACAGTCATTTTATACCATACGTGTAATGGAGAATAATGCACCTGGAGCCTTGCTCAGCTCCCTCACGGCCTTTGACCCTGACCTCCATGAAAACCAGTATCTAGTTTATTTCATCATAGAGAAGGAGATAGCCAACACCTCCATGTCCATGCTGTTCTCCATCAATCCAGAGAACGGGAATCTTTATgcactgaaaacttttgacTATGAGATTGAGAAGGAGTTTCTTTTCCACATCGAGGCCCGAGACTCtggctctcctccactcagcagcaatGTGACTGTTCACATCATTATTGTGGACCAGAATGACAACGCTCCAGTCATTGTCTCTCCGTGGCGTGCTCACGGCTCAGTGGTGGAGGAAAAGATCCCCAGATCCACTGATAAAGGCTCCCTGGTGGCCAAAGTCATCGCTTTGGACACAGACTCAGTGCACAACTCTCGGATTACCTACCAGTTTCTCCAGGTGACTGACGCCACCTTGTTCAGCCTGGATCAATACAATGGAGAGATCCGGACCATGAGGATGTTCAGCTACAGAGATCCACGCCACCAGCGGCTGGTTGTTGTTGCCAAGGACAATGGgcagcctgctctgtctgctaCAGTCACCATCAAGCTGTCCACAGTGGAGACTGCAGTGAAGGCCTACTCTGACATGACTGAGATGCCTCTGGAATATGACATCTTCTCAGACCTCAACCTGTACTTGGTGATCGGTCTGGGTTCAgtgtcctttctgctgctcatcaccATTCTGGTCACCATCGTGCTCAAGTGTCAGAAACCCAAGCCcagcaaaacagctgctccctgCAGGAACAGTGTGATCAGTGAGCGGAACTCCACCATCGCTGACTCCACTCTGGTGTCCAACGATGCCTACTGGTACAGTCTGTTTCTGGCCGAGACCAGGAAAGGAAAGCTGGTGGTCAGACAGCCTATGCCCAAGGGCTCCAGATACATCGTGTCCAGCATCCCGAGAGGGACAGGACTGACTGACACGAGTGACTCAGCAGCATCCACTCTGCAGGTAAGAGGATCTTGTGCACTCTTTGATTAGTTTTTGGGTTTTGATTCTGAGGTTTGTTAATCTTATCATTgattttgaggtttttccaAATCTTTGCATTTTTATTAGAATTTTCTGCTTTCAAACACTTCAGTGACTTTTTGTTAAACCTGGATTTTCGTTTAGATACCAATTTGTCCAATATGTAACACATACCGTACTAAATCACCGGGTGGTGCTGTTTCGACAAAACAGGCAATGTGCGCCATGTGAACGAGCTGCTCTCATTTGTGCATCAGAAGGAAACAgcccagctcctgtgtgcgaaacTGCCGACTAAAGCTGGAACGATCCTTGTGTGCGTGTAGCCAAACTTTAAGGATTGATCGCAACGCTTTCATATATCAATAATGTAATGAAGACTGGAAACGAAATCGTTCAAATTCAGTGGACTCCAAAAAAATAAGTCAATGGATATTTTTCGAGAAATGACGTCTTACAGAAGGTACGTGCTGCTCGCTGTTCTGGtgcttttttcctttgttcAGAGCGGATCGACCTCAGTGACTCATTATTCAATACCCGAAGAAATGAAGGAAGGATCCGTGGTAGCAAACTTGGCAAATGATCTCAGCATTGATGTTAAAACATTAAATCAGAGGAAGATGCGGCTTGATATCATCGgcaacaaaaaatatttggaTGTGCATAAAGAGACTGGTGAGCTGTACATTGCGGAGAAGATTGACAGAGAGTATATTTGCAACACCAAATCGTCAACATCTTGTTATCTTCGGCTCGAAGTCACACTTGAAAATCCGTTAAGAATTTTTAATATCGAAGTCGAAATTTTGGACATGAACGACAACGCCCCACAATTTAGAAGAGACGCCATACATTTAGACGTATCGGAGGCGACCGCAAAAGGAGAGAGATTTTCACTGAGCAATGCAGTGGATCCTGATGTCGGATCTAACTCAGTGAAAACATATTATCTGAGTGAGAGCCAATATTTTAACATTGAGGTTCAGACGGGAAGGGAAGGATCGAAATTTGCAGACTTGATCCTAAAAAAGTCGTTGGATCGAGAGCAGCAGGCTCTTCATAATCTGATACTGACAGCTGTCGATGGAGGAACACCTGCGCGATCTGGTACAGCCAGTATTGTTGTTCATGTTTTAGATACAAATGATAATGCTCCTACTTTTGAAAAAGAATCGTTGACTGTAAAAGTATTAGAAAATTCCCCCATTGGAAGTCTTGTAACTAATCTGGATGCAATAGATTTAGATGAAGGTTCAAATTCGGAAATTACATACACATACAGTTTATATacacaagagaaaacacaagaaacattTAACTTGAATCCTACAACTGGCGAAATTACAGTTAAAGGAATGTTAAATTATGAGGATTTCAAGATTTATGACATGGAAGTAATAGCGACTGACAAAGGGACTAATAGTTTATCAGGACAATGTACCATTAAGATTTTAGTTGAGGACATGAATGACAACCACCCAGAAATATCTATCAAATCATTTCAGAGTCCAGTGAATGAAAATATAGAATTAGACACAGTTATAGCTGTAGTTAGTGTTAATGATAAAGACTCAGGTGATAATGGAATCGTTGATTTAAGCATTCCTAAAAATATGCCTTTCAAACTGAGGGAGTCCTCTGATAACTATTATGAATTAGTGGTGTCGGAGCCATTAGACCGTGAGAAAGTCCCAGAATATGATATCACTTTCACTGTCACAGACAGAGGCTCTCCTCCTTTATCTGACAATGAAACCATGACTTTAGAGCTGCTGGATGTCAATGACAATGTTCCACAGTTCCCACAGTCATTTTATACCATACGTGTAATGGAAAATAATGCACCTGGAGCCTTGCTCAGCTCCCTCACGGCCTTTGACCCTGACCTCCATGAAAACCAGTATCTAGTTTATTTCATCATAGAGAAGGAGATAGCCAACACCTCCATGTCCATGCTGTTCTCCATCAATCCAGAGAATGGGAATCTTTATgcactgaaaacttttgacTATGAGATTGAGAAGGAATTTCTTTTCCACATCGAGGCCCGAGACTCtggctctcctccactcagcagcaatGTGACTGTTCACATCATTATTGTGGACCAGAATGACAACGCTCCAGTCATTGTCTCTCCGTGGCGTGCTCACGGCTCAGTGGTGGAGGAAAAGATCCCCAGATCCACTGATAAAGGCTCCCTGGTGGCCAAAGTCATCGCTTTGGACACAGACTCGGTGCACAACTCTCGGATTACCTACCAGTTTCTCCAGGTGACTGACGCCACCTTGTTCAGCCTGGATCAATACAACGGAGAGATCCGGACCATGAGGATGTTCAGCTACAGAGATCCACGCCACCAGCGGCTGGTTGTTGTTGCCAAGGACAACGGgcagcctgctctgtctgctaCAGTCACCATCAAGCTGTCCACAGTGGAGACTGCAGTGAAGGCCTACTCTGACATGACTGAGATGCCTCTGGAATATGACATCTTCTCAGACCTCAACCTGTACTTGGTGATCGGTCTGGGTTCAgtgtcctttctgctgctcatcaccATTCTGGTCACCATCGTGCTCAAGTGTCAGAAACCCAAGCCcagcaaaacagctgctccctgCAGGAACAGTGTGATCAGTGAGCGGAACTCCACCATCGCTGACTCCACTCTGGTGTCCAACGACGCCTACTGGTACAGTCTGTTTCTGGCCGAGACCAGGAAAGGAAAGCTGGTGGTCAGACAGCCTATGCCCAAGGGCTCCAGATACATCGTGTCCAGCATCCCGAGAGGGACAGGACTGACTGACACTAGTGACTCGGCAGCATCCACTCTGCAGGTGAGAAACCTTATTTGATTATATGATGTGAAGGCTGCATTATATCACATAAACACATCATTCAATGAAAAATAGACATTACATGTCTATCaaaatctttttcaaattttcacaaaaaaatcttaTGGTCAATTAAATATATGGTTTGTTATTCcgtaatttttttattatatcaAAACTCTGAAGTATATTTTGATCAAGGAAAATTCCAAAACTTCAGTAATTTTTTCGTCCTGACTTCAAACTGGATTAAATGTCTTCGAAAGGTAATTGAATATCAATAAGAGTTAGGTGGATTGACTTTTCATTAGTTTATTGCAAAAAAAGCAAGTAATTTCTTTGTTGGAATGCacgctgtttatttttcttgctTCATAATTGCTCGAATGCTCTTACCCTATTCAAAAATGTTCACTATCTTATTTCGTGGGTATTCATAAGGCTTCTATTTATAATTAACAGGTGTGCAATTTACTTGGTGTTGAGTGTCAAATcaaactatttatttatttatttatttatttatttatttatttatttatttattatttctaatTTTTTTGGTTCCTCGTAAAAAACTTTGGAAGACTTGCCTTTAACTTCAATTTTTTGACGACTTGACTGTCTTCCTGTGAAGTAGCAAATAATTCACTTGACTTATGCGGTGACAGACTCTTAACTCTAAAATTGTATTTAcgatcaagaaaaaaaaaaaagactagaaATCTGGAGCATCCTGGACATAATAAAAGCTGGACGTTTTTGAACAGCGGTAAAATGCTCTTTCTTGGAGAGCATTTGGGTGAAATGGTGACTTTCTCTCACATTGAGGCGCTGTTCCTCAGTTACACAGATTTGAGGCGGTACGATCGATGAGCACAACGAATGGACAGCTCCTGGTGCTGAATCGCTAGAGCCGAACCacgtttttttcattttatatctacCACATTCGGATCGTACATTTAGCAAAGGTAACAGAGGCGGGTTGGAAGAGAAAATTCACGAGAAAGGTTTTGAAATACTCTGAGGAATAAAGGTCGGCTTCAACAATGGCCAGTTCCATCTGTTGTGAATATTGGAGAAGGTACGTCTGGATTATACCTTGTTTTATCGCCGTTTTACAATCCACTGCGGCTGTTACTCATTATTCTGTCCCAGAAGAGCTTGAACAAGGTTCTGTTGTAGCAAATCTTGCATCAGATTTGGGACTAGATGCGAAGACGTTAGCTCAGCGTAAAATACGCTTGGAGACAATCGCCAACAGGAAATATCTGGACGTGAACAAAGAAACGGGCGAGGTGTTCATTGCTGAAAGAATCGACAGAGAGTCTCTCTGCCCCGCGAAGACATCGTGCTATCTGAAAATGGAAGCAATAATTGAAAACCCGAAACGGATATTTTACATTGAGTTAGAGGTGATGGACATAAATGACAACGCACCTCATTTTCGGAGAGACACAATCGATTTGGATATTTCAGAGGCTACGCAGGCAGGGGAGCGTTTTTCTGTGAGCAATGCTGTTGATCCTGACGTTGGATCTAACTCAGTGAAAACATACCACTTGAGTGAGAGTGACTTTTTCACAATCGAAattcagactggaagagatgGTTCAAAATTTGCCGATCTGATCCTGAAAAAGAGTTTGAACAGAGAACAGCAGGCGGTTCATAATTTGATACTGACGGCAGTCGATGGTGGGATGCCTTCTTCTTCTGGAACTGCCAGCATTATTGTTCACGTTTTAGATACAAATGACAATGCTCCAGCATTCGAAAAAGACAGCTACCAAGTTAAAGTGTTGGAAAATTCACCAATTGGGAGTCTAGTAATTCATCTCAATGCGACAGATTTAGACGAAGGGTCAAATGCTGATTTGCAATACTCATACAGTCTGTATACATCAGAGAAAGCTCAAGAAACCTTTTATTTAAATCCAATCACGGGTGAAATTACTGTAAAGGGAATGTTAAATTATGAAGATGTCAAGTTGTATGATATGGAAATTATAGCCACTGATAAAGGAGATAGTGTACTTTCAGGACAATGTAAACTCATAATAAATGTGGAGGACATGAATGACAACCACCCAGAAATATCTATTAAATCTTTTAAGAGTCCAGTGAATGAAAATATAGAATTGGACACAGTTATAGCTGTAGTTAGTGTTAGTGATAAAGACTCAGGTGATAATGGCATCGTTGATTTAAAGATTCCTGAAAATATGCCTTTCAAACTGAAGGAGTCCTCTGATAACTATTATGAATTAGTGGTGTCGGAGTCATTAGACCGTGAGAAAGTCCCAGAATATGATATCACGTTCACTGTCACAGACAGAGGCTCTCCTCCTTTATCTGACAATGAAACTATGACTTTAGAGCTGCTGGATGTCAATGACAATGTTCCACAGTTTCCACAGTCATTTTATACCATACGTGTAATGGAGAATAATGCACCTGGAGCCTTGCTCAGCTCCCTCACGGCCTTTGACCCTGACCTTCATGAAAATCAGTATCTAGTTTACTTCATCATAGAGAAGGAGATAGCCAACACCTCCATGTCCATGCTGTTCTCCATCAATCCAGAGAACGGGAATCTTTATgcactgaaaacttttgacTATGAGATTGAGAAGGAGTTTCTTTTCCACATCGAGGCCCGAGACTCtggctctcctccactcagcagcaatGTGACTGTTCACATCATTATTGTGGACCAGAATGACAACGCTCCAGTCATTGTCTCTCCGTGGCGTGCTCACGGCTCAGTGGTGGAGGAAAAGATCCCCAGATCCACTGATAAAGGCTCCCTGGTGGCCAAAGTCATCGCTTTGGACACAGACTCAGTGCACAACTCTCGGATTACCTACCAGTTTCTCCAGGTGACTGACGCCACCTTGTTCAGTCTGGATCAATACAACGGAGAGATCCGGACCATGAGGATGTTCAGCTACAGAGATCCACGCCACCAGCGGCTGGTTGTTGTTGCCAAGGACAACGGgcagcctgctctgtctgctaCAGTCACCATCAAGCTGTCCACAGTGGAGACTGCAGTGAAGGCCTACTCTGACATGACTGAGATGCCTCTGGAATATGACATCTTCTCAGACCTCAACCTGTACTTGGTGATCGGTCTGGGTTCAgtgtcctttctgctgctcatcaccATTCTGGTCACCATCGTGCTCAAGTGTCAGAAACCCAAGCCcagcaaaacagctgctccctgCAGGAACAGTGTGATCAGTGAGCGGAACTCCACCATCGCTGACTCCACTCTGGTGTCCAACGACGCCTACTGGTACAGTCTGTTTCTGGCCGAGACCCGGAAAGGAAAGCTGGTGGTCAGACAGCCTATGCCCAAGGGCTCCAGATACATCGTGTCCAGCATCCCGAGAGGGACAGGACTGACTGACACAAGTGACTCAGCAGCATCCACTCTGCAGGTATGAAAtgaagttttgttgtttttttaattaatttttgtaaaagtaaatatttctttCACAAAACCCTACCAACAGTTTTTTTGTAAtcattgttttttcattttaattcatgtCTCATCATGTTAATAGACTAATGTTTCACTTGTTGTCGGTTTCAACCCACGAAAATTAGAAAATATCTCAAAATAGAAATCAAATGTACTCTCCTTaacccctccaaaaaaaaaaaaaaaaacaaacaaacaaaaacgaaacactgaacaaacatTACCATTCATATCAATATTTTGAGTTCAAAAGTGCAGGTTACAAAAGTAACAGTCTGGCACTGTTGTGATTTATCCTTGACCACGTCTCCTCTGTATGATTACAGATAGCAGAAATCTTTGACCtaaactgttatttattattattattatttctattgTTATCACCACTGAGAGCAGTGCATTATGTCTTGCAAAGTTAAAAAGCTATTTCCAATGGATTGTTTGCTATGGAGAGTAAAACTTGAATGCTTTTAATTGAATttatctttttgaaaacagttacGGATTTGGAGGAAAAtagaggacttttttttaaatgcatgtgtaatttattttaaatatgaagGGTAGCGCTGTTGAGTTAAGAAAATCGAGCTATCTGTCTCTGTGATGCTTCGTCTTCGGGGCTTCTGTGCGTCGTCAATCGGTCAgctccgtggtgctgaaagaGACGCCGCAAGCAGACTGCGCtcagaaaaaactaaaaaacagcAAACGCATAAAGGACAAAAAGATGAACTGGACTGAGTTTCTGTTTTGAGGTTGTGATCGAAGCTTTGTCACAGAAAGATCGCCACGTAAAaccgctttttttttaattcaaatatcTTGAACCAGCAAAACAATGGAGCTCGTTCTAACAATGGAGGCATGCAGAAGGTACGTGCTGCTCGttgtttttatacattttactTTGATTGGCAACATATCAACCTCAGTGACTCATTATTCAATAccagaagaaatgaaagaaggGTCTTCTGTGGCAAATCTTGCCGCTGATCTCGGCTTGGATGTTATAACGCTCAATCAGAGGAAGATGCGTTTGGACATAATCTCGAACAAAAAATATCTGGACGTGAACAGAGAGACTGGTGAACTGTACATCGCAGAAAAGATTGATCGGGAAAGCATTTGCCCTTCCAAAACGTCTGCTTCTTGTTATCTCAAACTCGAATTAATACTGGAAAATCCGGTC harbors:
- the LOC115403798 gene encoding protocadherin alpha-C2-like; translated protein: MARTHTMESATTMESNKRYVVFALLLIKVYFASCSVSHYSIPEEMKEGSVIANLANDLNLDVKTLNERKMRVDIIDNKKYLDVNKETGELYIVEKIDREHLCNTKLSCYLKLELILENPVRIFNIEVEILDINDNAPKFRRDVIHLDISEATAKGERFSLSNAVDPDVGTNSVKTYHLSESEYFNIQVQTGRDGSKFADFILTKTLDREQQAVHNLILTAVDGGTPGRSGTASVIVRVLDTNDNAPRFEKNSTKVTISENSPIGSLVMHLKATDLDEGSNSDITYTYSLYTQEKTQETFNLNYKTGEITVKGMLNYEDFKIYDMEVIATDKGTNSLSGQCTIKILVEDMNDNHPEVSIKSFQSPVNENIELDTVIAVVSVSDKDSGDNGIVDLSIPKNMPFKLRESSDNYYELVVSEPLDREKVPEYDITFTVTDRGSPPLSDNETMTLELLDVNDNVPQFPQSFYTIRVMENNAPGALLSSLTAFDPDLHENQYLVYFIIEKEIANTSMSMLFSINPENGNLYALKTFDYEIEKEFLFHIEARDSGSPPLSSNVTVHIIIVDQNDNAPVIVSPWRAHGSVVEEKIPRSTDKGSLVAKVIALDTDSVHNSRITYQFLQVTDATLFSLDQYNGEIRTMRMFSYRDPRHQRLVVVAKDNGQPALSATVTIKLSTVETAVKAYSDMTEMPLEYDIFSDLNLYLVIGLGSVSFLLLITILVTIVLKCQKPKPSKTAAPCRNSVISERNSTIADSTLVSNDAYWYSLFLAETRKGKLVVRQPMPKGSRYIVSSIPRGTGLTDTSDSAASTLQKETAQLLCAKLPTKAGTILVCV
- the LOC115403808 gene encoding protocadherin alpha-C2-like, with the translated sequence MASSICCEYWRRYVWIIPCFIAVLQSTAAVTHYSVPEELEQGSVVANLASDLGLDAKTLAQRKIRLETIANRKYLDVNKETGEVFIAERIDRESLCPAKTSCYLKMEAIIENPKRIFYIELEVMDINDNAPHFRRDTIDLDISEATQAGERFSVSNAVDPDVGSNSVKTYHLSESDFFTIEIQTGRDGSKFADLILKKSLNREQQAVHNLILTAVDGGMPSSSGTASIIVHVLDTNDNAPAFEKDSYQVKVLENSPIGSLVIHLNATDLDEGSNADLQYSYSLYTSEKAQETFYLNPITGEITVKGMLNYEDVKLYDMEIIATDKGDSVLSGQCKLIINVEDMNDNHPEISIKSFKSPVNENIELDTVIAVVSVSDKDSGDNGIVDLKIPENMPFKLKESSDNYYELVVSESLDREKVPEYDITFTVTDRGSPPLSDNETMTLELLDVNDNVPQFPQSFYTIRVMENNAPGALLSSLTAFDPDLHENQYLVYFIIEKEIANTSMSMLFSINPENGNLYALKTFDYEIEKEFLFHIEARDSGSPPLSSNVTVHIIIVDQNDNAPVIVSPWRAHGSVVEEKIPRSTDKGSLVAKVIALDTDSVHNSRITYQFLQVTDATLFSLDQYNGEIRTMRMFSYRDPRHQRLVVVAKDNGQPALSATVTIKLSTVETAVKAYSDMTEMPLEYDIFSDLNLYLVIGLGSVSFLLLITILVTIVLKCQKPKPSKTAAPCRNSVISERNSTIADSTLVSNDAYWYSLFLAETRKGKLVVRQPMPKGSRYIVSSIPRGTGLTDTSDSAASTLQV